A region of the Amycolatopsis sp. cg13 genome:
TGCGCATCGCCCTCAACGGCGCGGAGCCGATCGACGAAACGGCCGTGCAGACCTTTGTGGACGCCGGGAAGCGCTTCAAGATGCCGCCCGAGTGCGTGTTCCCCGCTTACGGCATGGCCGAGGCGACGCTGGCGGTCTCGTTCGCGCCGCTGTTCACCGGCCTCACCCTGGACGTCGTCGAAGCGGATGCCCTGGAGGCCGACAACCGCGCAGTGCCGGTCCCGGAAGGCGACCCTCGGCGCGGCACGGACGAGGTGCGCTCATTCGCCCTGCTGGGCCGCCCCTTGGACGGACTTGAAGCGGACATCGTCGACGAATCCGGTGCGGTTCTGGGCGAACGCCAGGTCGGCGAGATCCGCCTGCGCGGCGAGGCCGTGACCCCGGGCTACCTGACCGTCAACGGCCCGCTGAACACCCAGGACCCGGACGGCTGGATGAAGACCGGCGACCTGGGTTACCTGGCCGGCGGCCAGATCGTGATCTGCGGCCGGCGCAAGGACGTCATCATCATGGGCGGCCGCAACCTGTACCCGACGGACATCGAACGCGCCGCGGGCTCGGTGGACGGCGTCCGGGCGGGCAACGCGGTCGCGGTCCGCCTGGACGCGGGCAGCCGCCGCGAACGCTTCGCCGTGGTCGTGGAATCCAAACTGGCCGGTGACGCCGCCGAGGAAACCCGCCTGTCCAAGGAAATCGCCGCAAGGGTCCGAGACGCGGTCGACATGCGCCCCTTCGCGGTGGTGGTGCTTCCGGCGGGGAGCTTGCCCAAGACCCCTTCCGGCAAGGTGAAGCGGGCGGCTACCGCGGTGCAGTACGCGGAGAAGATCGCTAAGAACGCCGATAGTTGATCTTTTCCGCGCCGGAACGCGACGAAGGCCGCTGCGAGGGATCGCAGCGGCCTTCGCGTCTAGGTCTTTACCGGCCGGGCAGCCGTTCGGCCGGTGCCTCGGCGACAACAGGCCAGGAGGCGCGTCCCGCGGTGGCCTCGGTGTGGTCGCGGCTTCCCGGGATCATCGGGGCCCGCCTTCCGGACAGTTCGGCCAGCTGCGCCTCCACCTCGTCGAGGAACTGGTCGACCTCGCGCTCGTCGTACCCGCGCTTGCCGATCAACGGCTTGGAGAACAGCACGTGGTGGACCTCGGCCGCGGTGAGGTCGTCCTCGTCGGCGATCGTCTTGGCGATCCGCCGCACGAAGTCGTCGACCTCCTGCTTGGCGTAGCCGCGCCGGCCGATCGGGGCGTTACCGAAAGCGACCTCAGCGAGATCCTCGGCGGTAAACGACATGGATCATTCTCCGATTCAGGGGTCGGGGTGATGCGTTCTCCTGAATCCGTCCTAACCGGTCCCGGCCACCCCGGGAAGCCCGCAGCCGCCCGGACGACTCGATCAGGGCCCCAGAAGCCGCCCATCGAGTGAGAATTCCATCACGCACGGCCACAGCCGCTCACCCACACGCACAACGTGCGGAGGGGCCTGAACTCCCCAATGTGGCATTGGGTGCGTAGGACGCACCGAACGCCACATTGGGTGCGTCAGATGCACCCAATGCCACATTGGGGCGGAACCGGGCAAAAAATCAGGCGGCGTGGAAAGCGTTCTGCGCCGCCGCCAGCCCCCGCGAAATCAACGCCTCGGTCGCGTCCGCGCACCGGTCGACCTCGAACGGGAGCTCCTTGCGCTCGACCGTCGAGAAATCCTTCAGCACGAAATCCGCCGGATCCTGCCTGCCCGGCGGACGCCCGATGCCGAAGCGCACGCGGTAGTAGTCACGCGTGCCGAGCGATTTGGTGATGGACCGCAGTCCGTTGTGGCCGTTGTCGCCGCCGCCGAGCTTGAGCTTCAGCGCGCCGAAATCGACGTCCAGCTCGTCGTGCACCACCACGACGCCGGACGGCGGGACCTTGAAGAACCGGGCCGCGCCGACCACCGGACCGCCGGAGAGGTTCATGAACGACCGCGGCTTCACCAGCACGACGCGGGCGCCCGCGAGCCTGCCCTCGAGCACCTCGGCCCCGCTGCGGTGCGCCTTGAACTTCCCGCCGATCCGGCCGGCCAGTTCGTCGAGCACCATGAACCCGACGTTGTGCCGGTTCCC
Encoded here:
- a CDS encoding fatty acyl-AMP ligase translates to MSRFVDTLVGTAADRGQRRGMVTGEPKEPVRRTWAQVHDEARRIAGGLVSGGLKPGSAVAVLAAAPVLIAPTVQAVWLTGGSVTMLHQPTPRTDLAEWAEDTVKVLEMIGAELVVLGEPFDQLAPVLEGKGISYRLISELAAAEPLAEIVKTAEGDTALLQLTSGSTAEPKAVRITYGNLYTNVKAMVDRAEFEFDTDVMVSWLPTFHDMGMVGFLTVPMTFGVELVKITPVEFLTGPLIWPELISKYGGTTTAAPNFAYAIVGKRMARVEDDNAYDLSKLRIALNGAEPIDETAVQTFVDAGKRFKMPPECVFPAYGMAEATLAVSFAPLFTGLTLDVVEADALEADNRAVPVPEGDPRRGTDEVRSFALLGRPLDGLEADIVDESGAVLGERQVGEIRLRGEAVTPGYLTVNGPLNTQDPDGWMKTGDLGYLAGGQIVICGRRKDVIIMGGRNLYPTDIERAAGSVDGVRAGNAVAVRLDAGSRRERFAVVVESKLAGDAAEETRLSKEIAARVRDAVDMRPFAVVVLPAGSLPKTPSGKVKRAATAVQYAEKIAKNADS
- a CDS encoding DivIVA domain-containing protein, which produces MSFTAEDLAEVAFGNAPIGRRGYAKQEVDDFVRRIAKTIADEDDLTAAEVHHVLFSKPLIGKRGYDEREVDQFLDEVEAQLAELSGRRAPMIPGSRDHTEATAGRASWPVVAEAPAERLPGR
- the pth gene encoding aminoacyl-tRNA hydrolase produces the protein MSEDVPGAGEQILLAGLGNPGPQYAGNRHNVGFMVLDELAGRIGGKFKAHRSGAEVLEGRLAGARVVLVKPRSFMNLSGGPVVGAARFFKVPPSGVVVVHDELDVDFGALKLKLGGGDNGHNGLRSITKSLGTRDYYRVRFGIGRPPGRQDPADFVLKDFSTVERKELPFEVDRCADATEALISRGLAAAQNAFHAA